The sequence below is a genomic window from Lolium perenne isolate Kyuss_39 chromosome 4, Kyuss_2.0, whole genome shotgun sequence.
CTGGAATCGACTCgcgtgttgatgcatgtaaaatgcatgcatgaactttgtagtttgttgacacatatttccatatatttgcaacatatatgattttatatccatgttttatattgattttttggtatttaccaatgatcccctttgttTTGGTTATAACCTTGCACTGTAGGAAAACcctattttgtgtatttttaGGTTCAGGGACTAAAACGAATTGAAATGGAGCTAGGATTCCGGAGATGTCAATATTTCATCAAGAGAAGCATCTGAAACACTTGGACCTCACGAGAAGGGCCAAGAGGGCCAAAAGAGCCTAGGTGGCGCGCCCAATtagggtgggcgcgccacccctACTCTTTTCCTCCTCGGTCGTCCAATTCGCTTGATTCTTTCGCCCACGGATATCGTATGACCTAAAAACCTCTATATAAAGGACTTCTCGAGGCTTTCTCGAGGAGAGCGCCGCAGAAACACGGAAGTACCAGAACAGAGCCAGGCGAATATGGTAGGGGGAAACTCCGCTGGAGGGATCCccgccaccttctccaacgtctccaccatcatcaccgtgatgaagagggagtagtccacctctagacTATGGATTTGTAGTAGTAGCTTGATgtatttctctcttgttcttcatagatttagaaccatatgagctgcccaacatgattatggtcatatatgtaattcctatgtggtggatcttgaTTCTATAATTTGATATATGAGATTGGAACCTATTATGTGTAAATGTATTGATCGATGCATACATGTACCCCCTTCTTAAGTacttgttctgatccaacttgtatgcaagagcaTGTGTGGGGAGAAGTGTTTATTAGATGGAGTACAATGAttgtagtgattgaatagtgacaacaaatttaaAATCTACTATGGTATTTACCTTTCTTTTACTGCCTCACTAGGGATAACTTGAATTCATGTGCTATAATTATAATGTGACAACTTGATAATCTTTTttattcaaggtagcatatttgtgaTTCAAACATCATTTCAAATTACTTAAGGCTATACTCTGTTGATTCTTAATTCAAGATTGTTTGGACTTATCCCTTTCTtcaggagtataagagagatgtgttgcatcttcTTAATTCAAGATTGTTTGGACTTATCCCTTTCTCCagaagtataagagagatgtgttgcatcatctctatgttaggacataATGCCCATATGAATTCTTATCAAACGCATGTTGAAGTTCCACCAATATTATGTCTTTGATGAATTGTTTGTGTCGACTACAACTTAAAAAGAGAGtgtagacaagtgaacccatgaaccccggtccattttaGATCATTAGAAACACCTTTCCAACACAATTATCACTCTTTACATTTTCTGCAATTTATTAATACGAAAATATAAAAATACTTTCTTCACttccaaacacacaaaacccaaaaataACTACTGTATCTATTTACTTATTTTATCTTGCTTTCTTAGTTTACTTGTTgtactttactttactttatatttatatttcatattactaatatgaaaccttgtgcttgataaCCACATGGTGGAGTTTGGGACACAAGACAAAAACTTTGCCTTGCAGGTTGCTAGAAGAGGAGAATAAGACAAAACCTCTTTACCAATTTCCCAGAAGTTTGATATAAAACCTCGAGCCACTCTTGTGGGGAAAAGACGCTTGCCACAACACTCTACACTCTGAGTCCCAACGAGTTGGTACACACAGAGTTGTTGCCATCAAGAACATTTTCTGGCGTTGTTGCCCGAGAATTGCAAGAGGACTACATCATAGTGGTTGATGGCACCGTGGAATTGCAAGAAGGATATCACAACTACATCTTCATCAAGTTGGAGTGAGCAACATCTTCTAGCAACATTAACACCAACTTTGTGCACACCTAAGCTTAGGGAGGTTGCACCACTATGAGCTTTTGTTTCTCCTTTAGATTTTCAAAGTTAtttttttgtcttgtttttagtctttttattttcctttaaaacacaaaaatccataaaaatgaaaaatggaAAATATCAAAATTACTCCCGGTATGGCTACTAGTCTAGATAAAAAGAACACATTGGAAGAGTATTGTAAAAATGCTATGATAGCTATGAAATATAGAGAATCATATGAAGGGAAACAACTAGAAAGTTTCTTAAGACTTCTAAATAAAATTGCTAATGAGTTTCTTGACTATCATGATGAGGACAATAGTTGCTCTAAACTATATTTTAGACATTTTGAATTTCAATGACAGTCCCATAAAGAACATGTTATTGCATCTTACAATAGAGGTGATTATGCTCAATTAGGGATGAAAGAAGTAGATTAATTTGGTACTTTGAAGGAAGCCTATAAATTATACACATTCATTAATGAACATGGAACCTCTCCTGTAGCTTCTAAATCTAAAATTTTGATTACTACTGTCCTTGATCTTTGTATAGCCGACTTCACTGATCATATCTATGTTTTGAAGCCACCGGAGAGGACATCTTGATTTGGCGATCAGCTGGCCGAGTTGTGACCATATGagctttttttttgctttgttctTGTACTGGCAGCAGCTCGACGGTGTTTTCCACCTCTGAGCTGCCAGCCTACTTGATGTAAACTTTCTCCTTTCTTAATAAAGATCGGTTGCTGGCCTTTGGAGAGGAACACCACAACCCAAGAAAGCACTAGCCTGTTACATaaagaagaaaataaagaaatCATAGTTCCATCTAAGCTTGGGAAAGAGTGAGATCTTCCACCTCCAACATGTGATGGATAACTCTAAAACTGAATATGCTATAAATGATGGCCTGTTTTTTGCTAGAATAAAACTCTCATATTACACCATGATACTACAATATGATTTCGTTGACAAGAGTGCAACTGCGATCCGCGCGAAATCATTGTAAAGCGTGGGATGAACTGCTCTACGGCTAACGAAGTTTCTGCACCGACACACGTGGTACTGTGATAACCTACTCgctaacaaacaaacaaaaagttTTTGCACCGACACAATGTTTAAGTTGTTTAAGTCCAAGTTAGACCGACCGTGTGAATGTGACCTGACAGTGACACGACTCAACCTCCCATGCAGTGCATGAATCGCCGTGTGAAACCCACTCTATGATGATTATTTTTTTAGAAGAGTCAACTCTATGATGATAAGTGCACTGCTGCCCTATCGCGTGGTACACGTGACTCAAATAAATACATAAAAGTTCACTGCTGCACTGCTATATGACTCCACTTGCTTTCATTTGCtgcccatcaccaccgacgcctgctTCCCACTGCCGTGAAGATCAGCCGTTGGCGACGGGCAGTCCACCGCCACCACATCGCTGCCAGGACTTCTCTCCGAACCGTCGCCATGGCAACCGCTGCTATACCGTTCATGTAAGTAGGCCTGACGCTTTCCCTCTCTCTAGCCGTTCCGAACCTGGATCTCCTGATGTCGTGCTTCTTTCTCTTATCATTAACATGTGCAGCTCCGCCAAGGAAGATCTCCCCTCTCCACTGACATCCGCCTCCGAGCTCCTTCCGCTCTTCGACGGTACCACCAGGTAAAAATTTAACCACACAGGCGGTGAACCTGCATCGCGTAACCATTCAGTTCTGCACAGATCAAGGAGTAGTATAAATTGGTACTtttttgtcatgtgaaggttgtaTCTTGCATATCACTGCCCGTACGCGCAGCGCCCTTGGATCACCAGGAACTGCAAGGTAGTACTAATTCTGTTCTTTGATTTGTCGACCCGATTCATAGTCTTTCAGTTTCAGTGGTCTTATACTTCCATGCTCATATGCAGCGTTCTTATGCTTTCAGTTGCTCATAGAAGTTGAACCTTCTTTGTATATGACACTATGACTGCTTGTCCAGGGTTtacaggacaagatcaaggtagtGGCGATCGATCTGGCAGACAGTCCAGCTTGGTACAAGGAGAAGGTTTACCCAGCCAACAAGGTATGGTTGATCGTTTACCATTGGATTATTCAATGTATACAACATTGCAGCCTTGCAGCTCTTGATGCAAAAACTTCTCATGCTGTTGGACAGGTGCCTGCCCTGGAGCATAACAACCAGGTGAAAGGAGAGAGCCTAGATTTGGTCAAGTACATTGACAGCAATTTCGATGGCCCAGCATTGCTTCCTGATGTAAGAAAGATATATTCAATCTTCAGGCTTGCAATGCTTGTAAAAATGTCCAAAAAAAATCTCGTTAGCATTAACCTTTTGCGGTCATAAATGGGCAGGATTCAGCAAAGAAGCAGTTCGCTGAGGAACTGCTTGCATTTTCCGATGCCTTTAATAgtgcatttttctcatgcttacgCTCCAAGGGACACGTGTCAGATGAAGCTGGTAAAATAGAGCAGAACAAATGAACAATACTATACTTGTAacatgtttctgcaagaaaattcaTGATGGAGTGCTCATACTATTATCTTATCATGCACTATGTTTCATTAGCTGCTGCTGTGGATAAAATAGAAGCTGCCTTGGGAAAGTTCAGCGACGGTCCATTCTTCCTTGGCCAGTTCAGTTTGGTATGCCATTCTTCTTCCTTGTGAGTACCCATATTTGAGAATGGGTTATCACAAGAATTGTGGTTGACATGTGGTTTTGTTGTgatgtttttctttctttgcaggtGGACGTTGCATATGTTCCATTCATCGAAAGGTTTCAAATATTCTATCATGGTATCAAGAATGATGATATCGCCAAGGGCAGACCCAACCTTCACAAATTCATTGAGGTAATTCAGAATGATGCTAAATGAGATTATTTTGGGAGGCTTGTTCTCAAAAGATTTTATATTGTCTGGGGGATTCATCAATGGGTTCGAGCTTATAGCCAACCTGTCATACTTCTCGGTTTGTCTTGTTTTACAACACCTGCCTATGAACACCCCGAATGTACTTTAATTCAAATCAATTTCATGGAAATTCTTTGCCGACGAGAAGCTTAACTCCCAAGTCACCAATCTTGCATTGTATGTCACAGGAAGTGAACAAAATCGACGCATATACAGAAACCAAACTGGAGCCACAGTTTTTGCTTGCTCAAATGAAGGAGAAGTTTGGAGTACGATATATTCTAAACCTCATCGTTGGCTCGTGTTATCTTCCAATCTTAACCACACTTACACATCAAATTTAAATTTCAGATTGTTTGAATATGTGACCAAGGACATACCATGCCAGGAACCAGCGCAGCAGTAGCGGAAGACCCGATAGTCTGCTTGCTTATTACATACAGTACTATATTTTGAATAAAAGATGCATGCTATCAAGGCCATGCTGGTAGAGAATAAATAAATCTTTGCTGTAAGCTTTCCTTGTCGTATGAAGGAGGATAAATTGTGTGTTGCGCTTAATGCTCGTGAGGTTAACCAATTCATATGTGAAAACGGTGATGCTACAAATCTGCGCGAATCGCTGTCAGTACCTTGTAATttacggttttgctatgtctcagtcaactgagattttcttaaatcTAAGTCACTTAAAAAAAAGCTTTGAGTTGCATTTTTCTGTTAAAAaactgcaattgcacttttctgctAGAAATGTGCAACTGGACTGCTGAGTTGCACTTTTGTTTTAACTACAGTTGCACTTTTCTAAGGTGActaagacttaagaaaatctcagtgacATATATACACCCTGTAATTTATGCCCCATAGCCAAAAGAGCGCATCGCTGTGCAGCCCTGGCCGCCGCCAGCGCTGGCGATGGTGGTGGCGCCTGGCCGTTCAAGGCGGTGGGGCAAAGATGGTTCACCCTGCTCCTTCCGCTACGTGCGGTGAGCTGGGTTCGGTGGGTTGCGCACGGTGATGGCGCGGCGGCCGTTCTTGATGCGGCGGCAGGGCAATCTTCGTGGTGGAGAGGGTGACCGGGTAGCGGCGCAAAGGCAGAGCAGTAGCGACGTGGCTAGCGGCGGCTGATCTACCGTCATGGTGGTCGTGCATGGCTCATGGTAGAGCTCTTTGATGCGCCTTTTGCCCGATGCTCACGGTCTGCCCGGTTCTCCGTTGTTGTTCTACCTCTTGGTCGTGCTCACGGTTGTGGCCGCCTTGGTCTCCATCGATCTACCGGCTTGCacttctgctccggtgctcctccCTTGGAAATATTCTAGGCGCGTCAAACACAACAACGGTGGAGATCTTCACATACATGTTTGTAAGCGGAGGCATGATCGTAATTTCAGTGTAGGTCCACTGTCCGTACATGCACGTATAGCTCGCGTTGTGTTGTATCTTGTTTTTGTACGTATCTACGATCACATGTATGTACCAGATTTTGTTCAAAACAAAGCATGCACGACGTGGGGCGATACTTACGTGCATGAGATCATTAACTGGTGACGTGACCTCTTTTTTTTCCTTACGCGA
It includes:
- the LOC127295903 gene encoding protein IN2-1 homolog B, with translation MATAAIPFISAKEDLPSPLTSASELLPLFDGTTRLYLAYHCPYAQRPWITRNCKGLQDKIKVVAIDLADSPAWYKEKVYPANKVPALEHNNQVKGESLDLVKYIDSNFDGPALLPDDSAKKQFAEELLAFSDAFNSAFFSCLRSKGHVSDEAAAAVDKIEAALGKFSDGPFFLGQFSLVDVAYVPFIERFQIFYHGIKNDDIAKGRPNLHKFIEEVNKIDAYTETKLEPQFLLAQMKEKFGIV